One Burkholderiales bacterium genomic window carries:
- a CDS encoding Lrp/AsnC family transcriptional regulator, with the protein MKLDKYDLAILAVLRQDARASLQDISARVGLSTTPCWNRIKKMEADGVIQGYTVRVNAEALGFTETVIVQVTLDSHSEETLFEFGRRLEQIPEVLEAYLVSGDYDYYIRIAVKDTRDYERLLREKLYRIPGIRHSRSSFVLRVLKESPIPLPVAANAPRQPAQAALDAGSTARRRP; encoded by the coding sequence ATGAAGCTCGACAAGTACGATCTGGCGATCCTGGCTGTGCTGCGCCAGGACGCCCGCGCCAGCCTGCAGGACATCAGCGCCCGGGTCGGGCTTTCCACGACGCCGTGCTGGAACCGGATCAAAAAGATGGAAGCCGACGGCGTGATTCAGGGCTACACCGTGCGCGTGAACGCGGAAGCGCTCGGTTTCACCGAAACCGTCATCGTGCAGGTCACGCTCGACAGCCACAGCGAGGAGACGCTGTTCGAGTTCGGGCGCCGGCTGGAGCAGATTCCGGAGGTCCTGGAAGCCTATCTGGTGTCCGGCGATTACGACTACTACATCCGCATCGCGGTGAAGGACACGCGCGACTACGAGCGGCTGCTGCGCGAAAAGCTCTACCGCATTCCCGGCATTCGCCACAGTCGGTCGAGCTTCGTGCTGCGCGTGCTGAAGGAAAGCCCGATCCCTTTGCCGGTCGCCGCAAACGCGCCGCGCCAGCCGGCGCAGGCTGCGCTTGACGCGGGCTCCACGGCCAGGCGCCGGCCCTAG